The segment GCCTTAATTGGTTCCCAAGAAGGAACCGCCCATTTACCCCTAACTATCCTCAATCCAGGAGATTTTGCCCTATTACTCGATCCGGGTTATCCTTCCCATGCTGGAGGGGTTTATCTCGCGGGTGGTCAAATTTATGGGATGCCTTTGTTAGCGGAAAATCATTTTTTACCGATTTTTAGCGATATTCCTGCTTCTGTTGTGGATCAAGCCCGTTTAATGGTGTTGAGTTATCCCCATAATCCAACCACGGCGATCGCGTCTTTATCCTTTTTTGAGGAAGCGGTGGCTTTCTGTCAACAACATGATTTAGTTTTAGTTCATGATTTTCCCTACGTTGATATTGTTTTTGAAGGGATAACTTCACCCCCGTCTATTTTGCAAGCCGATCTGAATAAATCGGTTTCCATTGAGTTCTTTACGTTCTCTAAATCCTACAATATGGGAGGGTTTCGTATTGGTTATGCCGTTGGTAATGCTCAATTAATTAAAGCCTTAAGACAGGTTAAAGCCATGGTGGATTTTAATCAGTATCGAGGCATTTTAAAGGGGGCGATCGCGGCTTTAGAAGGGTCTCAAGATTCCGTTCAACAAACGGTGATTAAATTTCAACAACGACGCGATGCTTTTATTAAGGCTCTTAATCAGATTAATTGGCCAGTTGATCCTCCCCAAGCAACGATGTATGTCTGGGCGAAATTACCCGAACCTTGGCAACAAAAATCCGTGGAATTTTGTACCCAATTAGTGTTAGAAACCGGGGTAGCTGTTTCGCCAGGAGCAGGGTTTGGCAAACAGGGAGAAGGCTATGTTAGATTTGCCTTAGTTCATGATCCTGATGTATTGGAAATAGCCGTTGAGAAAATCGCTAACTTTTTAAGCATTAAACCATGAAAGCTGCCTCAAGATAATCCGATAAAACCAGTTGATAACCCTGCCACTGTATCGGTTGATGAAGGGCGATCGCTTGATGAATGTCGTCTAACCCCCTATCAGGACTCTTTTTATAGTTAACCAAGGCGACATCAAAACGACAAGGAAAGTCGGCTAAATGGGGATATTCTGCGAGAAAATAGGCGGCTGATTGGGTTAATTTAACCTGTTTTTGAGGCGTAATGGCTAAAAGACCATCAGCATCCCAATTACCACGACTACGGGTTTTTACTTCCACAAAGGTAATTAAATTAGTTCCTTGAGAGTGAGCAATGAGGTCAATTTCTCCCCCAGGACATCGCCAGCGTTGCTGTAAAATTGTCCACCCTTGGGACTGTAACCATCGAGCGACTAAATTTTCTCCCAGTTGACCAATTGAAGTCATAGAAATTGTAGTAAAGTGTAATAGGAGAATGTTATCAAAAATCAAAGATATTTATGATAGAGTCAGCGAAGTTAACTCATATTACCTTAACAATAGAGAGTTAGCCGTCATGGATGCTAGAGTTAAAGCTTTTGGAATGCGGGTACGTTATTTCAGAAAACTTTTAGGAATATCCCAAGATGATCTTGCTGAAAAAGCTGGTATGCACAGAACCTACATTGGTGCTATTGAAAGAGGAGAAAGAAATGTTAGCTTACTTAATATATTGCGTTTAGCTGATGCACTTGAAATTAAGGTCAAAGAATTATTTAATGTAGATATTGATTGAGAGAAAATTGCAATGATAGATGAAGTTGAACTCCTCGATATAGCTATAAGTAATATCAGAAAAGTTTTAGAGTTTGATCCTTACAAAAGCTATTCTGGTGTAAATAATCGAGATGACTTTAAACAACTAATAGCAAGCGATCCTGCATTTGGTGTTTTAGGGTTAGATGATGATAGATATGTTATTGCTAGAGTAGGTGGGAACCTTGTAACCTCTTTGCATCGTAAATTAGGTGATATGTACGAAGGATTGTTTAGCTATCTTTTACAAAAAAGTTTTTCCCTCAATGACAATGATCTACACTTTAGTGTAGAGGTTCAAATTGGTGATCGTATTCAAGTTCGTTCTACTGATGGATTGATCAAAAAAGATAAATTTAATGAACGAATTCCTAGAAATTGGGTTAACTACCAAGGAATAGGATTTGAAGTTCGTTCTTGCTATCAAATTGGTGACTCTAAAAGAATACAAGCTGATTATGATATGTCATTAGCGTTAAAATCTTGTGAAATTCTTCCTATCATGTTGGTTTTCTGTAATACATCATTAAAAAATCCTTTATCTAGGTTATCTAAAAGTTGGGAACTTTACGAAGGAATGCAAAGTTTTAACTTAGTCCAATCAATAACTGGATTTAACTTATATAACTTCCTTGAGGATAATTCTCACATTCTTAAGCAAGAGATCGATAATATCTTTACTAACTTTTAATATAAATAGCCGTTTCATAAAGATTTCTTTTCCCTCCTCTTTTTCTAAACAAAACTATTTTTTCAACTTCAAAACCTTCATGTCTAAAAAGCTTACTTAAAATAGATTCTGTGAATATTTCTACCCCGGAAAGTCTAGAATTTCCTACAATATATACCCCACGAAATCGATTCGCTTTAACTTTTTTAAGGGATTTGATGTGTTGCCACATATCGATAAAGTATTTCGTTGCATAATTACACATCAATATATTTTTTGGTTGTAATTCTTTATAGTAACACAGATATGGTTTGATCTCATTAGGGACAAGAATCAATTTTTTTTGTAAAATAGAAGTAGCTCTACCCCAGGTTCCTCCAATAGCCTGTAAATCAATTTCTGTAGCTTGTCTAACATTATCTAAAACTTCCATAAAATGTAGTTGAGGTCTAGTTTGATGAATATAACTATAGCGGTTAGGATAAGGAGGTGAAGTAATAACAAAATCAACAGAACAATTAATTTGATTCTCCAAATTATAGATTGAGTTCCCTAGTTTAATTGAACTTAGTTGTGAAAATGATATTTCTTTACTATTAAGATTAATTAAATCCGAAACTATTATTCCTAGATTTTGCTTAACTTGCCATAAAACATCAATTATACGTTGATGATTGTCATCAAAAGTAATTGTAGGATGATTTCTGTGAATATTAGCACAATCTAAACAAGCTTGACTTAAAGCAATCCATAAATAGTCTTTAACTGAATAATAGGCTGGATGTAACATTACTTGACGAGAAATAATCAAGTTTTTAAGAACATCCTCTTTCCACCATCTAAACACATTATGGATAATGGGAATATTCGTTTTAAAAACTTTGATGACATCTTCCAGAGAAGCATTCTTAAAATTATTAATTAAACTAGAAATTTCGATCAGATATTGATCAATAAGATCAAGATTTTCTCTAGTCCAAATAAGAGATTTATTTCCTATTTTTTGTAATAAAGGGTTGATTTCAATCCCTAGAGATTTAATACCCTGTTTTTGGCACTCTATTGATGTTGTTCCTCTTCCACTAAATGGATCAAGCACAAAATATTCTTCAGTAATTTGCAATTCTTTAATCAAAAATCTGACTAATTCTGGGGAATAACTTGGAGTAAGACGATACCATCTATGAACTGATTCAACTTGTCCTGCTTTAAAGGTAATATCTCCTATATCTACTTCCTCATACTCAAAACCTGAATTTTGGATATTCTGATAAAAAGATGGTTGATTATTGTTAATATCTAATTCAAATAATGATAGCTGTTGAAACATAAATATTATTATAAATCTTATTTTTGTTCTTTTATGATACTTAAGAGTAGCATAAAAGAATATACTTTGCAACGCCTTTGAAAAACTTAAGATGGTCGTTAGAGTCTTCCTTAAATTGTAGTAAAGTGTAATAGGAGAATATTATGAGTTAAACTTTACCAAAAATTAACGAAATTGTGATTATGATGACTCTGAATTACCGAAAATTCTGGTTAAGATTCGCTGTATTACTAACCTTGATGGCTATTCTTATCTTGAGCAACCCCATTTTACCTGTTAGGGCAGTCGATTACGCTAGGGCAAACTTTGTTGAAAAGGATTTTTCGGGTCAAGATTTGCGCGATGCGCTGTTTGATCATGCGAATTTACGCGGGAGCAATTTTAGTCATGCGAATTTGCAAGGAGTGCGGTTTTTTAGTGCCAATTTAGAAGGGGCGAATTTTGAAGGAGCCGATCTCAGGGGAGCCGATTTAGAGTCGGCTCGATTAACCAGGGTTAACTTTACCAATGCGCTTTTAGAAGGAGCTTTTGCCACTAATGTTTTAATTAAGGGCGTAATTATTGATGGGGCTGATTTTACCGATGTTTTATTACGTCCTGATGTTGAAAAACAATTGTGTGCGATCGCACAAGGAACTAATCCCGTTACCGGACGTAATACTAAAGATACCTTATTTTGCCCTTCAGTTGTCAAATGAGTACGCAAAACTTAATTGCACAAACTAATTATAGTGATTTATACTATAGCATTACCCAACAGTCTAGAAATAGCAATACCTTGCTCTCCTTTTACAGTATAGAGCAAATAATTGTTACCATCTTCGGTATATATAGCAGGATCTCGAAGTTGTCGTACAGGGAACATTACAGCCCCTGGAGTTGAAGGTATAATTGGCAAATTGACGCCTTCATATTCCATTTCTGGCTGTAGGATAGAAATTGGCTCAGACGGTCTCCATTCTCGCCATTCTTTTGTCAAATCAATCGTACTTGCCAAAATTTCTTCTGGTGCATCACCAATTTTTGAGTAAAATACAATAACCTGATTGCTATCTAATAAAATAGCTGTATGTCTCAGATTAGGAATTATCTCTGGACCTTCCTCAAAAGGAGTTATTCCATCTATAGAACGTAATAAAATACCACCAACATTTTTATTTTTAGCAATGGCATAGTAGATATTTTTATATTTAAAAACTCGAAAATAAAAGGGACCTAAAACATCTGGTAAAGCAACAAAGTTTAATCCATCTTTTGATGTAGCTAACATGGTTACTTGTCCATAACCTTTATACGGAGTATGGAAATACATTCTGATTTCTTGAGTTTCGTTAATCACATGAATATCAGGAGAAGCAATATGATCAAACCCCTTGGTTTGATTAACATTGAGGGTACCAGGATTATAAATACGCCAAGGACCTTCAAGATAATCGGCGTAAGCTAAGCGAATATACTTACCTCGATGATGAGCAAAGTAAAGATAGTATTTTCCTAATGGTTTTTTTACCCAATCAGGAACTTTAATTAAAGAAGGTCCATTGATATTACTACCAAGACAATTTTCAGCAATTTGCTGTTTAAAACCTTGACTGGTTAACCTCAGCAAGCGTTTGGTTAAATAAATGGAAATTTTTAGAAAACCAAGAAATCCCAATTTATTGCTAAGACCTGGCATTCCTGGCTTTATGATAGGATTATTAGAGAACCGTTGAACACTCATTTTTGTTATACTCATCTATAGATTACTATTTGACTCTCTCCCAATTTATTGTATTGATTTATAGAATATTTCTGTTCCTGGAAGATAGCCAAATATACGTTCAGAATAGTCAATTAATTCTTTGTTACTGATGAGCTTATGATATGAAGGATTGTCAATAAAATTTTGCCATCTTTCTAGAACTTTCATCTTGTTTGCTTTACCCTGAAATTGCTTACTATCAAAAGAACTACCTCCACCGTAGTGACTAACAGTATTGACTCCTTTATTAGAAAAGTTAAGCTCAAGCTGATGGGCAATTTCTCGCCTATATTCTTCTTCACAGAACCATTTATTATAATTGATACAAATTTTACGATTATCTTTTAAGTATTGAGTTTCATTCAAAAACTCCTTAGCATATTCAATCCATAAGTCTGCCATGGTTTTACCTTGATGTTTAACAGGAATTTTTTCACTTTTTAAACGACTGGCAAATAAATTAAAAGGATCTCTTAAAATTAACACATCATATCTTTCTAAGCTAGGTCCTAAATACAGATCGTGCTTAGCTTCAAATTGTTCACTAACAACCTTTTCGAGAGAATAATCTTCATAGCTGTAAATGATACAGTCTTTTGGAGTAAAATTTCCCCAAGCCTCAGTCCGAAGACTTTGGACTAGAGATGGAGGATCTGACTTTTCTGGATATTCATATCTATGACGATAGGGATTTTCATTAACTGGAAGATTATTAAGAGTCCAAATAATTCCTGATTGTTGTTGCGCTAACCACTGAATTATTGCATGATTTCCAGTTCTTCTTAATCCAATGACTCTGATTTCTTTCTGATTCACAACTGACGAAGAATTATTAATTTGTGTCAGTTCTCTCAAGCTATCTTGTATATAGTGAACTAAACTACCTCTTTGAAATCGATGAAAAGCCGTTACTGGATCATATAATAATACTACTAATTTAGATAAAATTGATTTTTGATACATAAAAATTACCTCAAAAACTATCTGTATTTGTTAATAAATACAATGCTTTATTGTTTGAACAAATTTTGTATTTTCAAAATAATGTTCGTAAACGCGGCGAGCATTTTTAATAATTCTTTGTGCCTCATCATTATGCTCTAAATAGTAAAGACATTTTTCGACAACATCTGAAAAATCCCAATTAACAGCGACATAGGTTTCTCCCTCAATGAAAATATTTGGGTCAGTCTCAAGATGAGCCATAGATGGTTTGATTAATAAACAATCATAACATACGGCTTCAAAATCACGCCAACAACCTTCTCCCCAACCAAAAGGACTAACCACAATTTTACTGCTCTTAATTTCCCTCTGATATTGACTATTCGGCACTAAACTATCCACAAATGACCCACTTATGGCCACTCGATAATTAGAATTAGAGGATAAAGGATCAAGGGCATCAATCGCTGACTTACGATATTCATAATACCATTCTTTGTTATCTCGATTACCAAAAGACATCCGACAAAATACATCAATGTTTTTTGGGTGAAGACGAGACCACAACCAACCTTTTGATCTTTGAAGTGCTTTTTTATAGCGTTTAGCTGTTCCTAAGTTCCATCCTGGCATAATGCGTTCTTCATACCCTTGTGGTACCTCGGAGCCAACATACCACTGTTCAAAGTCTAGATTCCAAGTGTTCGCTAAAAAATGAGTAAATCTTGAGCCACCAATAAATTTTTGATGATAATCTTGTCGATTTTTATAACATTGACGCTTAAGAAACTTATCAACGTAAGGCAATACCTTAAAATATTTGCTACTAGCTTGGGACCAAGGATCAATAAAGATCAACTTACGATCAGGATAGTCAGAGCGAATTTCTCTCAGTATCATTTCAACTTCATCAGGCTTCTCTCGCCAAAAAGGTTGTATAAATACAATCTCCGAATCATATTTTTGGCATAGTTGTTTGATCTCATTTAAAGTTTCAATATTGAGATATTTAATGGTAAGATTGAGTTCATCCAAAAGCTGCTGACGGTAATAGATAAACGGCTCATATTGGGCTTGACTAATTGTGTCTACTCTTTTACCTAAAAAAAGTACTTTTTTCATGATCTTTGTTCTGTTTGAGCTAGTTAAGTCTAATGATATTTTATTAGTGAGACTTTTTAAGATGATAAGTCGCTTGGAAGTTTCTGAAATCCTTGTTTTTTGTTCCAATAACTAACCCAGCGATGCCACCAGATATTACAGTAAAAATTGGGTTGAACATAGCGTTTAGAGTATTATCTAACATATATAGCACAATGACCACTGAAAGAACAGCAGCAGGGGCTATTTGGGGATGAAACCATAAGCGGGGAGAATATCCAATGGTAAAAAAACGCCAAACAGGAAGTAAAAAAGAAGCATATAAACTAATTAAGCCTATATATCCTTGAACCCCATAAATGATAACCCATAGACTGTCAGTTGTTGACACATCTACTAATTCATCAGCCCAATTATAATCATATACACGATTGCGTCCCCAACCGCCCCAACCCAAAATCGGTCTTTCTAAGGCTTTATCGATGAGTAATTTTTCATTATCTAATCGAAATTCTAAAGAACTAGCTCTTTCTTCCCCAGCAATATTAGTGGCAATAGAAACTATATTTTTTATTTGTTGATCACTTAAATTTCCAGTAGATGCAATACCTAAATATAGACAGAGTCCTATAATCAGTAATAAAACAGGAAGAACACTCCGAAACTGCCTAGCACCAAATAAAATAACTATTCCACAGACTAAATACAAATAAGCTCCTGTTGATTTGATCAATATAAATGTTACAGTTAATCCCATCATTAGCCAAGTAATAGGAATGTTCCAGACTTTTTTAATCACTTTTGCTTGCCACAACCAAATGCCGATTAATGTTGCAGCCATCATCCACATTCCTACTTCAAGGCCATGTAACATAAAGACCGTTGGTCTGTATCCTCCTAGGCGCACGGTTTGAGCAAAACTATGGGCAAAGTAGCCATATATCATACGATGGAGTTGGGGACTCATCTTAATTTCATATAAACACAAGGGAGCGTAGATTAATCCACTCAGAAAAATGGCAATGGCCAACTGTCGCAAACTCAACAGATCTTTAAAATAAATTCGACCTAAACAATAGGGTAATCCATAACTAACTGTCCGGTTTAATATAGCTGATAATCCATCGTAAGCTCCTAAATCATTACTAATAGAGGAAAAAAATGGAGATATACAGAAAATTGTCATAGGAACATCAAGCCAACCAAACTTGAAGGCTGTAAATCGTTGAGCATCAAACAAAACAGTAGCTAACAAAATACCGTAGCAAGTTGCTGATATTCTGGTATAATCTGGCAGTCCTGGTAATGCAAACCCTGCTCTTTGGGGTAAAAATAACCAAGCCACCAATAAGCAGATGATCACTGCTTTCCTTGGAGGAAATTGGGTAAATATAAACAGCAAGATGGGAAACCAGGCTAACATAACCAGTTGAGGGGGAAGAATCATAAATTTGCCTTAGTTATTGAGCTAGATTTCGCAATTTTGTCAAGATTGGTAATAAGTTTGATACCAACAGACAAACTGTTCAAGCCCTATTTCTAGTGGTGTATCAGGACGAAACCCTACATCTTTCATTAAATCATCAATATCAGCGTAGGTCATCGGTACGTCCCCTGGTTGCATCGGTAAAAAGTTTTTGATGGCTTTTTTTCCTAAACAGGTTTCTAAAATCTCAATAAATTTGAGTAATTCTACGGGTTGATTATTACCAATATTATAAACTTTATAAGGAACTCCTAACTCAGATTCTAGGGGATTAGGAATGCGGTTCATGACTCGAATAATTCCTTCAACAATGTCATCAATATAGGTAAAATCGCGCTTCATTTTACCGTTATTAAAGACTTTTATGGGTTCACCTGCTAGAATCGCTTTTGTGAACATAAAATAAGCCATATCTGGGCGACCCCAAGGTCCATAAACTGTGAAAAACCTTAAACCAGTCGTAGGTAAACGATACAAATGACTATAGGTATAAGCCATCAGTTCATTGGCTTTTTTAGTCGCAGCATATAAACTAATTGGATGATCCACATTATCTTCTGTTGAGAAAGGAATTTTCTTATTAGCTCCATACACTGAGCTAGAAGACGCATAGACTAAGTGTTTAATCCGACCGTGACGACATCCTTCTAAGATGTTAACAAAACCTACTAGATTGCTATCAACGTAAGCATGAGGATTTTCTAAGGAATAGCGAACTCCTGCTTGAGCAGCTAAATGAATAACGTAATCAAATGTATGCTGAGTAAATAACTCTGAAATGGTTTTTCTGTTAGCAATATCTAATTGATAAAACCTAAAATTTTTGTCTGTTTCTATCTGTTGAAGACGAGCTTTTTTGAGAGAAACATCATAGTAACTATTAAGGTTATCAATTCCAATAATAGTTGCTCCTTGATGTAATAATTTTTGGCTTAAATGAAAGCCAATAAATCCAGCCGCACCAGTAATTAGAATGTTAGACACTTGTTTATTGAACTTGTGAGGATTATTTGTAAGATGTATCTTCTATTATAGGCGATCGCTTTCAACCTAACTCCCCATTTTTTGTTCGTTCTATCGCTTTATGGAATGCTTGTTCACAAAGTTCAGCAGCATCATCCCAAGTATAACTTTTAGCCGCAATATAGGCAGAATCAGACATTTTTTGCCATTTTTCTTGATTAAGCTGGCTAATTTGAACAATTGCTTCGGCCATATCTTCAGAACTTTCAGGTTTGACCAATTTTCCTCCTCCTTTGGCAATTAGTTCAGGGGCTGCACCCGCAGGAGTGGCAATCACTGGTGTACGGCAAGCCATAGCTTCAAGAATAGGTCGTCCAAAGCCTTCAACACGACTGCCAAACAACCAAGCATCACACTGAGCATAAATGTCTTTAATTCTTTCTTGAGGCGGATTACAATGATATAGAGTCCCTGTCGGTAAAGGTAACTCAGGAAGAGGACTATTCAATCCAAAAGCCACCATTTTTAAATCGGGAATCTCTTGTTTGGCTAGTTCAAAGGCTTTCAAACTGATATCACATCCCTTCCATTTAGTGGTATGGTAAAGCATTCCAACAGTAGGGACTGACTGTTTTCCCCTTGGAGGCGCATAATATTTTTGAAAATTTACGCTATTGTAAACTAAAGAAACAGTATGATCTCCATATTCAGTTTTCATTAAGTCAACTAGCCACTGAGAAATCGTAATTTTGTGCAAGGGCAACTTGTAAGTGGCTTTAACTCTCTCTAGAGGTAAGTAATCGTGAACTTCGTGATGTCGTATAAAGTATACTTTAGCTCCTTTAGAGGCAGATAATTTGTTTACCCATTCTGCGGTTTCCCACCAGGTTGCTACTACGACATCAGCATCAGGCAAATCTAAGTCAGTGATGGGTGATATGTGGGAAACAACTTTAAGAGGAACTGGTAATTCATCAAAAGGAGAGGCCCATCTTGTCCGAGTGTCCATCCATCCCTTGCCTTTCAATAAAGACTTGGCTTGCTGATACAAGGTTGGTTTTCGCCTTTCAGGACAAACGGCTAAGACCTCATGACCTCGTTTCCCTAAATGTAGGGCTAAATTAGCCGTCGAACGTAATCCACCACAAAGATTAACAGGGGGAAGTACAAAGGTGATTTTCATCTTACCATCCTCGTATTGTACAAGCTAGCGTTTTCCAGGACTGAAAGTCACTAGGATTTTTAGTTAAGGCTAAGGTCGCTTGTTTTCTAGCTGTTGCAATATTACC is part of the Rippkaea orientalis PCC 8801 genome and harbors:
- a CDS encoding LL-diaminopimelate aminotransferase, coding for MRFANRLQALSSNVFADMDRAKTQAISAGKTIIDLSLGSSDLPASEIAITAIEESLHDPTTHGYLLHHGTLPFREAAAQWYTQRFGIPIDPHTEVLALIGSQEGTAHLPLTILNPGDFALLLDPGYPSHAGGVYLAGGQIYGMPLLAENHFLPIFSDIPASVVDQARLMVLSYPHNPTTAIASLSFFEEAVAFCQQHDLVLVHDFPYVDIVFEGITSPPSILQADLNKSVSIEFFTFSKSYNMGGFRIGYAVGNAQLIKALRQVKAMVDFNQYRGILKGAIAALEGSQDSVQQTVIKFQQRRDAFIKALNQINWPVDPPQATMYVWAKLPEPWQQKSVEFCTQLVLETGVAVSPGAGFGKQGEGYVRFALVHDPDVLEIAVEKIANFLSIKP
- a CDS encoding helix-turn-helix domain-containing protein — translated: MLSKIKDIYDRVSEVNSYYLNNRELAVMDARVKAFGMRVRYFRKLLGISQDDLAEKAGMHRTYIGAIERGERNVSLLNILRLADALEIKVKELFNVDID
- a CDS encoding glycosyltransferase family 4 protein translates to MKITFVLPPVNLCGGLRSTANLALHLGKRGHEVLAVCPERRKPTLYQQAKSLLKGKGWMDTRTRWASPFDELPVPLKVVSHISPITDLDLPDADVVVATWWETAEWVNKLSASKGAKVYFIRHHEVHDYLPLERVKATYKLPLHKITISQWLVDLMKTEYGDHTVSLVYNSVNFQKYYAPPRGKQSVPTVGMLYHTTKWKGCDISLKAFELAKQEIPDLKMVAFGLNSPLPELPLPTGTLYHCNPPQERIKDIYAQCDAWLFGSRVEGFGRPILEAMACRTPVIATPAGAAPELIAKGGGKLVKPESSEDMAEAIVQISQLNQEKWQKMSDSAYIAAKSYTWDDAAELCEQAFHKAIERTKNGELG
- a CDS encoding NAD-dependent epimerase: MSNILITGAAGFIGFHLSQKLLHQGATIIGIDNLNSYYDVSLKKARLQQIETDKNFRFYQLDIANRKTISELFTQHTFDYVIHLAAQAGVRYSLENPHAYVDSNLVGFVNILEGCRHGRIKHLVYASSSSVYGANKKIPFSTEDNVDHPISLYAATKKANELMAYTYSHLYRLPTTGLRFFTVYGPWGRPDMAYFMFTKAILAGEPIKVFNNGKMKRDFTYIDDIVEGIIRVMNRIPNPLESELGVPYKVYNIGNNQPVELLKFIEILETCLGKKAIKNFLPMQPGDVPMTYADIDDLMKDVGFRPDTPLEIGLEQFVCWYQTYYQS
- a CDS encoding pentapeptide repeat-containing protein, which gives rise to MMTLNYRKFWLRFAVLLTLMAILILSNPILPVRAVDYARANFVEKDFSGQDLRDALFDHANLRGSNFSHANLQGVRFFSANLEGANFEGADLRGADLESARLTRVNFTNALLEGAFATNVLIKGVIIDGADFTDVLLRPDVEKQLCAIAQGTNPVTGRNTKDTLFCPSVVK
- a CDS encoding O-antigen ligase family protein → MILPPQLVMLAWFPILLFIFTQFPPRKAVIICLLVAWLFLPQRAGFALPGLPDYTRISATCYGILLATVLFDAQRFTAFKFGWLDVPMTIFCISPFFSSISNDLGAYDGLSAILNRTVSYGLPYCLGRIYFKDLLSLRQLAIAIFLSGLIYAPLCLYEIKMSPQLHRMIYGYFAHSFAQTVRLGGYRPTVFMLHGLEVGMWMMAATLIGIWLWQAKVIKKVWNIPITWLMMGLTVTFILIKSTGAYLYLVCGIVILFGARQFRSVLPVLLLIIGLCLYLGIASTGNLSDQQIKNIVSIATNIAGEERASSLEFRLDNEKLLIDKALERPILGWGGWGRNRVYDYNWADELVDVSTTDSLWVIIYGVQGYIGLISLYASFLLPVWRFFTIGYSPRLWFHPQIAPAAVLSVVIVLYMLDNTLNAMFNPIFTVISGGIAGLVIGTKNKDFRNFQATYHLKKSH
- a CDS encoding YraN family protein, whose product is MTSIGQLGENLVARWLQSQGWTILQQRWRCPGGEIDLIAHSQGTNLITFVEVKTRSRGNWDADGLLAITPQKQVKLTQSAAYFLAEYPHLADFPCRFDVALVNYKKSPDRGLDDIHQAIALHQPIQWQGYQLVLSDYLEAAFMV
- a CDS encoding glycosyltransferase, encoding MKKVLFLGKRVDTISQAQYEPFIYYRQQLLDELNLTIKYLNIETLNEIKQLCQKYDSEIVFIQPFWREKPDEVEMILREIRSDYPDRKLIFIDPWSQASSKYFKVLPYVDKFLKRQCYKNRQDYHQKFIGGSRFTHFLANTWNLDFEQWYVGSEVPQGYEERIMPGWNLGTAKRYKKALQRSKGWLWSRLHPKNIDVFCRMSFGNRDNKEWYYEYRKSAIDALDPLSSNSNYRVAISGSFVDSLVPNSQYQREIKSSKIVVSPFGWGEGCWRDFEAVCYDCLLIKPSMAHLETDPNIFIEGETYVAVNWDFSDVVEKCLYYLEHNDEAQRIIKNARRVYEHYFENTKFVQTIKHCIY
- a CDS encoding DNA methyltransferase, with protein sequence MFQQLSLFELDINNNQPSFYQNIQNSGFEYEEVDIGDITFKAGQVESVHRWYRLTPSYSPELVRFLIKELQITEEYFVLDPFSGRGTTSIECQKQGIKSLGIEINPLLQKIGNKSLIWTRENLDLIDQYLIEISSLINNFKNASLEDVIKVFKTNIPIIHNVFRWWKEDVLKNLIISRQVMLHPAYYSVKDYLWIALSQACLDCANIHRNHPTITFDDNHQRIIDVLWQVKQNLGIIVSDLINLNSKEISFSQLSSIKLGNSIYNLENQINCSVDFVITSPPYPNRYSYIHQTRPQLHFMEVLDNVRQATEIDLQAIGGTWGRATSILQKKLILVPNEIKPYLCYYKELQPKNILMCNYATKYFIDMWQHIKSLKKVKANRFRGVYIVGNSRLSGVEIFTESILSKLFRHEGFEVEKIVLFRKRGGKRNLYETAIYIKS